From Quercus robur chromosome 8, dhQueRobu3.1, whole genome shotgun sequence:
aagataattgatattttcaattattGGCTCACCTTGACAAGATTTTGGTTATTATGTAGAACCGTGCTCCTTGTCaaattcattataaataaagtaactaaGTTGTTAGTACTATTATTGTATCCAGTATCTTTAGAGAGTGGCTGTTTCTTTAACATTTTGTATGGACTTTGGCTTGGACTATAAACAGCTGGCAAGATTTCTAAACTTTCTACTTCATATTCAAGACGCTCTCTAAATTTCCTCAAGTAAAATAGTACGTTAGTAAATCTAAGCAATTTATGTAAAATCGACCAGTTAGTACATTACCTATATCCGAATTTGCTACACGGATGGAGAGGTTATAACCATAAACATACTCCTCTTGAAGATTAACTAGCTCCTGCGTCCAAATCGAGCATGCCATTACTGGGCCTTGATCATAGCTATAAGACTTGCAGTCGCAGTTATTAAGGCACGACTCTTTGCATTCTGTTTCGTTTCCGACCTGATAACTTTGTTCTGGTTTTCCGCCTATATTCATCATCGTTAAGTTCAAGAAGGTGTCGCCACAGGACATCGAAGTTCTGGTGCACCCATCTGAAAAATCTCCAGAATACCACTTCTGAGCGACAAGAGGCATGAACCCTGGCAAACATTTGCATGgcaatttattattgtttaaattacagCTACCAAATTTTCCACAAAAATTGTACACACTACAATTGTCACTCGGATTCACATATGACAACGACCAAGTCCCGTTTGTGCTCTGTTCCCAATACTCTAACTTCCCACTAAAATTCATCACCATCCTTGCATTCTCAAAATCATAAAGATTTTGACCTTCTGTTGTTGAGACGATAGAGTAATAGAAACCTTTCTCCGAGCTTTTCCAGTAAATCTTCCCCTCTTTGTTGACGATTTGTGTATTCGAATTTCCTACTGTATCTAGCATAAACATGAAGTTCCCAGTTCCAGGGTCATCACGGTCTCTCCAAGAAGTCAACTTCATGTTTTCATACATAGTCATGTTTGGGAGAAATGTATCGGTTGGATTATTAAAGCTCTCCCATAGACTTGTCTCATTACTGAATAGCACCAGGTTTCCAAAATCCGTGAGATTCACAATCCAGTCTGTAGTTGTACACGGATCACAATAATAACCATCAAGCCCAGAAGACCAATGAACCTTCCCACTACTCATATCTAATACCGTGAGGTTGCCATCTGTTGTTAATCCGAAAGCTCCAGTGGTAGTATTGATAAGCGGGCTATCTCGATTGGCAACCCATACAACTATTTGATTATCCGACGTGTACCATATTCCAACATACCTTTTGTCTCTAGAACTTCCAGTTGGACCAAAGAATCCTAATTCAAACTTTCTTCCAGGCGAAACCAGAGTTTCTTCATTGTCTCTAATCCAATCACCATGCCTCAAAGAAACTCTATCAGCGCAATAAACATGGAAGGAACACAGAAGTACTGGTATGTACAAGATGAACATGGAACACAGCATGCAGTTTGCGGACCATCCTTTAATAACGGTCGTTGCCCCCATTTTTCAACTTTCTGCTACCAATACCATGATGAAAAAAAGCACACGCACAAGTATAATTTACTTTGTTGTTAGAAGCACAGTGTCGGTGTGGTCGCTGATCATCTAATTTCAGCAAGTCCTGCCGTTTTGGCTATCTTGGTACTAAAATGGCCTCATGTTCTTGCTAGTTGACGCAGACTTCTTGGTCAGCAATTTTCAGTGTGGAAACGGGAAAAGCTTACAAAACAATTATGCAACTTAAACCACTTTTACCGTTTGATTTGAATCCCTTCCTTGTCATTTtactttatttgctttttttttttttttttttaatgtttttgactTACGAagcaagaacaaaacaaaaatgactaaatttGTGGATCCAGTTCATGACACATGATATGTCAagtaaacaaagaaaatcattcTATTACGGATTTAGGCCCCGGTTGTGCCAAATTATACTACCAATTTTAAACCAAATTACTTATTAGTCAAATTATGTGTCGGTTCACAATGTTGGGTGCATGGCACCATTGTAATCCAGCCCACATTCTATAGGACACCTCATTAAATGAGGCTGTTGAACAAGCCACAAAAAGTCATCTTGCTTTTTCTTGGAAGGTGTCTTGGGCGTGTCTTACACACTGCAGAGAAAAAGGAACGTTGAAGCAAAATAGACTAATAGAGAGATATTCGGTCATTGAGTGTGATGactcatttatttatatattactagtcGCATACCCGCGCGTTGCGCGcggtaatttttttaggatggtctcattaaatattttattaatactataattttagttattaaccatttgattttcattagattttaagttaacaaaaaccttaaatataccctttttttttttttttacctttacacacacacacatagtgaatctttacacatacctttaaaaaaaaactctatatattccacttttttggatgcgtaaaattatagactactactccataatgatagtggctaattaattttatattttttttagtgatctcatttgtaacgcttcttaccattatcatatatttactaactgctgatttgcataacaaagacgataaatgagaggtagcattgttcattagattttcgAAAGTAATAGtgcatgaaaattatatatatatatatatatatatattataaataaggttaaatgaaatgtcaaaaaatggattttaaaattttctaactttatttcttattcaatttctactactatcagagaacatctcttttttagttatgattaatatggtttccatagttagaatttgattagttttaaatttaaatttaaactatgattgtatttaattattgattgttgatttaattttttaagtgaattaaaCAGTTTATGTTACTacactgtaaagtttttaatgttctccacacggtaatctctattttattttttacttctcctaacaacctctttgttttccaatcaacgattactaattgacgtttggtttttttttttttctttatctacactttattactttgtattggttttttttttctatactctctctctctctctctctctctctctctctctctctctctctctctctctctctctctctaaactggCAACCTatcgttttccaaaatttgatgatgattctatgacattaaatatgcattattaatttttttttttttttatttagtgtttctaacttgatttgttttgtatttcattcttcctttgatgcattgggtgtgagaatgagtgtttccctatcattactccacttaatgtggacaattttatttatttaatttaatttaggcaaaatattatatttaaaatttttaaaaataaaaaaggagtggaaatataaataatttaatgatatatatggtggatgtggttgaatttaaatgttaaataaaatgatatgagaaaaaaaaaataaaaataaaatacataacaataaacactaacttatccaaataattctatgtaatatactaatagtacattcttatatactatttttaattatttataatgaaatatgataatatttaacaatcaaagacataaaaaataaataaataaaaacttaaaacacaaagcTAAATCCCATAAACCAAAATAGAgctctaaagaatacaaaactttatcaggctaaaatagagatgcaagaaaaataaaaataaaaatctaccaaaaaattgagggagaaagagtgggaaataaccacttttctgtgagataaaattatgtaaagaatagAAGAGTGAATGATACATTTATATTAAGAGgatgataatataaaaaaacaaaataaaggaagataaaaggaaagaggaagagtgatatcaaggtagaatttttggggagatgaaaaggtaaagagaatgagaaaggttgaagaaagtgtaaatgttaaaaaaaaaaatgagtacaatttgatgagcacaattttcttttatttgaatttaagtaaaatattaaattttttattttttaaaacaaaaagagagagaaaatataaataatttaatgataaggaggatgtggttgaatttcaatattgagtaaaatggaagagaagaaaaaaataagaaaaattaaaagatataacaataaacactaaattatccaaattatgctatgtaatggaatactattttatttttatctactatctttaattttttataatgtaatcggataaaatttaacaatcaaagagcaaaataataataataataataataataataataataacttaaaacacaaaactaaaattgtatcaacataaattagagttcttaaaaatacaaaattttatcaacctaaagcagagatacaataaaaaaataaaaatccaccaaaacattgagagagagagagagagagagagagagagaacctttttgtgagagaaaactatgcaaagaatggaaaaaagtgacaaatttatagtaagagggaagggataagaaaagacaaataaaggaagatgaagagaaggatgaatagcaatattaaagtagagggtagtggggagatgaaaaggtaagggaagaagaaaggttgaagaaaatgtaaatatttaaaaaaataagtgaatgtaaaaaaaaaaaaattatagaaaaattggaaataaaaaagaaatatatatagatgttaaaatcgacaaagatgaatatgtaaagtcaataatctatttatatatatatatatatatatttgtaaaaaaaaataggaataaatattaattatatatagatgttaaaaccgacaaagatgaatatgtaaagtcaataatctatatatatatatatatatatatatttgtaaaaaaaataggaataaatattaattatgtggCGAATGACGTGGTGATGAGGTGGCGCAACAGGAGCTCAGCAGCTATAAATgccacgcttcagcttttagtaatatattgattgatgAGAGAATTTATCAGAAACTCTAtcgttttatttatttctctctcttttgtcaATTGTTAAACTACGTAAAATCAATTCACAATTACTGCAGCAAAACTAATTTATGAAATTTACAAATGAAAGTTTTCTCTAATGagaaatgagaaataaaaaataaaaaatatcaaattatgcCCAAATAGAGACTGTTCATCATAAGAATAATGTCTCTTACATAGAAGCTTACCATAGATACTAGATGACGTAACATAGAGAAATCCCTAGATATGAGTATTTGCCTTTATTGAATGATGCATTTGAGTATTTTTGCgctatgattattattattttggtgtCAAGTATAAGTACAACTGTACGAGGGGttaaagtctaaaaattaactcCACTTAGGGGGCAATATGCTATTAAGCCACAAGGTCATAGGTATTTGCAGACCTGATTGCGACAGGAAGATCCTCCAACCCGTTTCAATTGACGTCTCTGCATAGTGCATTCTATCTCATTGTCAGGAAAAAACTTAGGTGCTCCAGGAGCaatgctccctcctctcacatgaggaGTGGGCCCCACATGTGGGTCCCACCATGGAGCCCACtcctcatgtgagaggagggagcattGCTCCCGGAGCATGTAAGAATTACCCCTCGTATCAAGCCACAAAAGTCATCTTGCTTTTTCTTCGAAGGTGTCCTGGGCGTGTCTTACACAttgaagagaaaaaggaaaagctgaaATAGAGAGATATTCGGTCATActcatttatatttatatattataattggATTTTGTTAATGTGTGAGTTAAGTAcacataataattttcattttttaaaaaaaaaattcgagaattgaaaaagtattgacagctttttcaattctcaaaaaaacGTTTCCAAAAATAGATAGCTTAATATGTGCcttaagggcacacattaatcaGACCCATTATAATTTAATGTCTTGCtcttatatgtgtatgtgtatgtgcatGCCCAGTTTCATTTCCTTTATTAGTATATTTCATTTATGTTTTGTATCTTtccttttgttatatatattaacattGAATGCAcactagttttaatttttaccatATATTTAGTCTTGAATCTTAGTATATATTTCAttcttgaattcaaattttttttgttcatgatTTAGCCTCCTAAGCTAAAGTCTTGACTGTGCCTCTGTGCATAGTGTCTATTGGTGTTGAATGGGTGAAAATGCATACTTTGAATTACAACTAATGAAGGTACGAAATCACTACAATGTAATAAAGGATTATGTATCTCACATTAAAGGCATTCTTCTCCATACCGGGGAATTAGAAGCAAAGACTTGTATCCAGTGGTGGCTCCAGGATTTTTTTCTAGGGGGGTCAGCAATGACAAAGTTAGGAATTTATCATTTGTCATGAGGAgtgagtaaaaaattaaatgattaatCTTTTTTTGTATAGATAAActtccatattatatacaatagtttaaaataatattctaaatataatttagtataCAATATAACTATATTATACAATAGTCTAAAACTGTTATAAAATAGGTAAGACAACAACTATTGAATGCATAaactaatataattaaattactaatcatacatttttgtcaagttaataataacttattatatttatatgtaatatcaattatataaaaatatatgataaagaaggAGAAGACTAGTAACACACTTAGGAGTAGGACTAGGAAtaactaagaaaataaaatagtaattgatATAAGTTTGTGCGTTTGAAGTGGATGACTTCTTAAACATACACATAGACATAGTCACCCTCTTTGAAttagagataaaaagaaaagctaagaaaaaaatagacgggagaaagtgagatagagagaatgaggaaaaaaTTACAGATATAGATACAAATTTGTACAAATGTGTTGGTTGTAACagtgatgtaatttttttaattaataaagaagaaaagtgcaAGGAAAAACAACTTCACTTCGTTGTCAACTATAAAGTAAGCCAGAATCATGGAAagaatattcatatatatatatatatatatattttaatgaataagcaaaatttttggaactaacacaatactttcaaaaaaattccacaACAAAATCTAGGTGGCCAATTGTTAaaggtagataaaaaaaaatattgtttgttgTGGGTCCAGATAAAAAGCAGTTACAATTTGCctcatattattgtaaaaatattgtgaaattaaaattaagatgatcatattcaagcttcaagtttatttcaattgggttcaaacaaaatttaggattagggtgttcaaatttttattttaggggtcaaaatgaaaaaataaaaataaaaattttatatataaaaattttgtttgggccaggtcagggggttcatttgaaccccctggcCTTAATGTAAAGCCGCCCATGCTTGTATCAGAagcaaacactagaaaataaaatttgtagtactaCATCTCCTAAACAACAGAATACGCACAACAGGAAAGCCAGGATACTGTCATGCAAGAACAGAGTAAGGAATTCTCCAAAGGCAGCAGAAAGCAGCATACGAAATTGCTTTTTTCGATTATCAAAACTAAATTGAGTTTTTCATCTTATCCTTTTTGTTTTCCAGTTTTCCTTTTTAACTATTCGATTGTTTCAACTACTtaacttttatgtttctttggTTTAGATGGAATATTAGATACAATTATATGGCATCCTACGTGAATTACGACTTGTCTTTCCAATTAGAACATTTTCCAAATGGCTTCATATGACCGCATTTGAAATGATCTACAATGGAGACATGACATGTATGCCTATTCTTTTTAAGTGCACTAATGGTACATGTGAATAGCATTCTCTTGAATCTCTTCCTGCTTATTGTGGCAATGAACTGTACAGCTCAAATGTAAGGCTGACTGTACCTCTTGATGAAGATTGCTAATAATGCTGTTCTAGGCTTCCAAATAATAGGAATAAATAAATGGAGTCAGTTAGTCTGAGCTAGAGACAATCAGAATTCAGTAAAGTACAATAAATACAAAGGAGGTTCATAAAGGAAACAATCAGACTTGCATTGGATACAATGTAATCACATATCAACGACAATAAAAAAAGTATCAATACGACAGAAATGAAATGTGCCTTAATTGTTCCTATGAGAACCATACTAAGAATACTAGAAACTTCTGCAACACTGATAAAGAGAAAACAAGAATCATGAGAGCACTTATGCCATCCACCATTATCGGCCTTCTTCAATGGTACATGTTAATTCATTCAAACTTTCTGGTTTAGTAGTAGAAGAAGTTTTGCTAGAAAGGGATCTTCTTACAACATAGGCTGGTTGTTTAGGAGTTGGGAGAGTTGCAGTTTCACTACCAAGCATGAAAACTACATTCGACATTGTGGGACGATCACTTGGGTCCTCTTGTACACATAAAAGCCCAATGTTAACACACCTCAAAAATTCGTCTGCGTTACAAGTTTCATGTATTGTTTGGTCCATTAAATCTAAAGCCTTGCCTTCTCTCCACAAGTTCCATGCCTGGGACAATTTGAAAATCGAATTGGCAATAAGTAGAGTgcaggaaaaattaaaaataactatATGTATCTAATGCAACAGACATTTTCTTTGGTTTACTAATACAACATACTTACATAACCTAAAAGACTCAAACCATACTCTGACTGGTGAAATCCTATGTTCCTTTTTCCACTGATAACCTCAAGTACAACTACTCCAAAGCTAAAGGCATCAGACTTGACTGAGAAAAACCCATCCAATGCGTATTCTGGAGACATGTAGCCGCTGCACAacaaatattgtttaaattttcaGTGAATTAGGGAGCATAGATGGAAGAActgaaaaatgtaattcaaaCTCTAAACAAAGAGCTTTCATAATCAACCGTCTGCATCAAACTTACTAAGTTCCAACTACTCTGGTTGTGGTTGCCTCAGTTTGTTTGCCTCCAAATATCCTTGCCAAGCCGAAGTCTGAAATCTTGGGGTTCATCTCCTCATCCAGTAGAACATTGCTTGTTTTCAAATCTCTATGAATAATCCTCAACCTAGAATCTTGGTGAAGATAGAGCAGCCCTCGAGCAATTCCCAAAATAATGTCAAAGCGTATCTTCCAGTTCAGTAACACACATAGCGTCCGATCTTTCATGCCATTTTCCATTTTAGAACATTTTTAAGTAATCATATTAAGCAACAATATAATATGCAGTACAAATATTTAAACTTCAGGTTTAAAGTCTAACCAAATAAAAAGGAGTCTAAGCTTTTGTTTGGCATGTATTCATATAGTAAAAGTTTTTCATCTCCTTCGATGCAATAGCCCAAAAGTCTAACAAGATTCCGATGTTGAAGTTTAGCAATTAAAACAACCTCATTCTTAAATTCCTTCAAGCCTTGTCCTGAACCACTTGAGAGCCTCTTTATAGCAATTTCTTGTCCAACTGGAAAGGAACCCTGAGAGAAAACTCCCATAAGCACCATCCAATATTAATCGGAAACTAATGTTTAAAATTAACTATAATGAATACCAAAAAGGTTAAATTACCTTGTAAACAGGCCCAAACCCCCCTTGTCCAAGCTTTTTTGCATCTGAAAAATAATCCGTAGCAGCTAGTATGCTTTTAAAATCGAAAAAGGGTACATCTATGCCTTTTTTATCATCTTCTCTAAATTGGCCTGAGTCTATCAAATCTTTGACTTGTCGCTCACTGTCATATAGGCGAAATGCTGCATTTGCCTGATTTCTTTCCCTGTTAACTGATTCTAAaagattaaattgaaatttcaGTCTCTTGCTAACTGTAtggaagaaacaaaaatattttcattttgacaCAAGAAATCAAGAATATATGGTTGTTTTCACACCGGTTACCTTGTCCTTTGGCCactttttttcttgtaaaataataaaagtaacaGCATGCAATAACCATCAAAGTTGCAATAATCATCAAGATAATTGGATCAAATTGCTTCTTCTTGTAGGAAGATCCTTCAGACTTTGTGTGATCATCTTCAAAAAATGAATAGAACAATAAGTAATAAGTTGACAAcattatgtatataaatataggTACTAAGTTACATtgccaaaataaaaactaaaaaataaaaaataaaatcaggtTTAGTTTGTTTTTAAGTCACAGGAGTAAATGTTATATTGTTCTATGATTCTGTTTTATGTgtccaaaacaaagaaagtatgtGAAAGATGTAAGTGCTTGTTAGCTGGATCCTAAATGATGGTGATGCCAAAAGGGGTTTTGGTAATCCAACGAGTGTTGCACATTTCGAGCCAGTGGATCAAAACATATATGAAAATCGATGGAAAAAGTACGCTTGCCGAAGTTCTGGCTGGCTTGTCCTTTTGTTGTAGCAGAGGATACATGaatgaacaacaacaacaacaacaaataaactcaaaactcaaaggTCAAGAGATGATTCAATATAGGTCTGTGTAATAtatatcagattttttttttcttttttttgaggaaaaatgaaCAAGTGGGTgcctaaaattcaaaattcccTTCTGAAATGAACTGTCACTATGTGCCACAACCACCATAATATGGCAAGGAATTGTGTTATTCTAAACTGAAATTAAGTTTCAGTATTAGAACAAAACACTTGGCCAATCATGTTGCATATGGAATTGGGTGCATAGAATTCCCAATTTTGCCGTGCTTGAAGAGGAGATTGGAAAGCAGCCttactccttcttcttcttctttattattattattactgtaTTATTGAAGAGgctaattttcaaattcaaacccAGGAAATAAATATCACGTCACTTTTGTTGGTGGAAGACACTTGTCATCACACCAAACCCGACTGAGCGCTGTGCTAGAAAAATTTTAGCCATTAAAGACTGGAATTAATCAATCAACCCCCAGTCCCCACATCCTGCAAATCTGCTATAGTGCTATATAGATTACTTTATAAACAACAAGAAGAAGCAAAAATTAATTACCTATGTCAGAAAGACCCACACGGACATAGAGTTCTCGGGCGTCACTGCCTCCTTCTATGGACTCCTCCTGGATATTGTTGACATCCTCTGACCAAATCCAGCAGGTGGCCGTATTAGCCTTTGCACGGCTCATTTCTGTACTTTGAAATGAATAAGCCTGGCAGCGACAATCGCTAAGGCATTCCACTTTGCATTCATGTGCACTCTGCTTATAAATTCCAATGCCACCGTCGGTTCCCACTCCAATTATCTTCAACATCAAGAAATTATCACCCTTGCGACATATGGAGTAGTTTCTAGTGCACCCCTCTGAATAAAACCCAGAATTCCAATGATTTAGTGCCTTAGGCTGAAACCCATCTAAACAGTTGCACATTGGACTTTTCTCAATATTGCAGCTGCCAAAGGAACCACAAGCATTAAGCACGCTGCAATTATCTCTTGGTTCCATACGGGTCAAACTCCATGAGGCAGGGGCTGTATCGTTATCCAACTTATAAAGCTTTATATGACCATCAAGATCCATTACCAGTCTCATACGGTAATAATCAAACCGTCCAGGGGTAGTGTTAAGAAGATCAAACAAAGAAGTAAACCTGAAGCAGTGTTGAATAAAGGAAGACAAACTCGTGTAAAGAGAATTAcagaacaaaagaagaaaaagagattaaacGACAGTAGCAACAGTAGCTTTAGTATATTGCTGAGAAAGCTACTTGTAGCATTGAAAGGAATAAGTTAAGCACGAGAGATGCACATGGGTATCTGGGGAGCTGTTACTGGACAGATGGCTTAAGGTTATTGGAGGAGTGGAATTTGGGAAGTCGTTGGGAAGTTGTTACAGGTGGTTAGGAAGGTTGTTAGTTTCccgctcttttatttttctggtaCAGTAGAGATTAGTTGTATAAATGTAAAGATATCTTTTGTAAATCATTCATTCGATTGTAATTACAAAACAGAGCAATAAAATCTCCCTTTCATtcagaaaattttctctcttcattGTTGAAGATTCTCACAAGTTTCTTTGATATTTTGCTTGATTGTGATGCTCTGTTTTTCGTTTCTGATCtttaatatggtatcagagcaataATCAGGATCAGATCGttgtttctttgttatttttggttattttctcTTGAATTCTCTGAGAATTCATCTAATCTTCTTCAAAGTTCGAAGCTCCAACAATGGCGACCGTTGAAGAGACTTCAAATAATCATTCATCAAGCAACAATCAAACTACCACAGCTGCGAATGGTGATTCTGTAAATCCATTCTATCTCAGCAGTAGTGATAACAACACTGTTCAACTCGTTTCTCAGA
This genomic window contains:
- the LOC126695418 gene encoding G-type lectin S-receptor-like serine/threonine-protein kinase At4g03230 isoform X9, with the protein product MAFTWSATHISFCTIYTFLFLSSFSFCSARDTLTFRNPINDSQGESLVSAGKRFELGFFTPSGSSKHGRYVGIWYYKSSPMVVVWVANRIEPVPSKTTGAFTISENGDLQVLDNTKKLWSAKIGGSTSFNRTVKLLDSGNLVLIEGQAGSETILWQSFENPTDTFLPGMKMNAEMTLTSWKSQVDPAPGNYTFRQDQDRGNQYKIENRAIPYWKSGLSGELFNSDNNLIFTAISNLLSNSAPGTGKSKYTIKNKTLTSTTPGRFDYYRMRLVMDLDGHIKLYKLDNDTAPASWSLTRMEPRDNCSVLNACGSFGSCNIEKSPMCNCLDGFQPKALNHWNSGFYSEGCTRNYSICRKGDNFLMLKIIGVGTDGGIGIYKQSAHECKVECLSDCRCQAYSFQSTEMSRAKANTATCWIWSEDVNNIQEESIEGGSDARELYVRVGLSDIDDHTKSEGSSYKKKQFDPIILMIIATLMVIACCYFYYFTRKKVAKGQESVNRERNQANAAFRLYDSERQVKDLIDSGQFREDDKKGIDVPFFDFKSILAATDYFSDAKKLGQGGFGPVYKGSFPVGQEIAIKRLSSGSGQGLKEFKNEVVLIAKLQHRNLVRLLGYCIEGDEKLLLYEYMPNKSLDSFLFDRTLCVLLNWKIRFDIILGIARGLLYLHQDSRLRIIHRDLKTSNVLLDEEMNPKISDFGLARIFGGKQTEATTTRVVGTYGYMSPEYALDGFFSVKSDAFSFGVVVLEVISGKKNTGFHQSEHALSLLGYAWKLWKEGKALDLMDQTIRETCNADEFLRCVNVGLLCVQEDPSDRPTMSNVVFMLGSETTTLPTPKQPAYVVRRSLSSATSSATKPESLNELTSTIEEGR
- the LOC126695418 gene encoding G-type lectin S-receptor-like serine/threonine-protein kinase At4g03230 isoform X10: MAFTWSATHISFCTIYTFLFLSSFSFCSARDTLTFRNPINDSQGESLVSAGKRFELGFFTPSGSSKHGRYVGIWYYKSSPMVVVWVANRIEPVPSKTTGAFTISENGDLQVLDNTKKLWSAKIGGSTSFNRTVKLLDSGNLVLIEGQAGSETILWQSFENPTDTFLPGMKMNAEMTLTSWKSQVDPAPGNYTFRQDQDRGNQYKIENRAIPYWKSGLSGELFNSDNNLIFTAISNLLSNSAPGTGKSKYTIKNKTLTSTTPGRFDYYRMRLVMDLDGHIKLYKLDNDTAPASWSLTRMEPRDNCSVLNACGSFGSCNIEKSPMCNCLDGFQPKALNHWNSGFYSEGCTRNYSICRKGDNFLMLKIIGVGTDGGIGIYKQSAHECKVECLSDCRCQAYSFQSTEMSRAKANTATCWIWSEDVNNIQEESIEGGSDARELYVRVGLSDIDDHTKSEGSSYKKKQFDPIILMIIATLMVIACCYFYYFTRKKVAKGQESVNRERNQANAAFRLYDSERQVKDLIDSGQFREDDKKGIDVPFFDFKSILAATDYFSDAKKLGQGGFGPVYKGSFPVGQEIAIKRLSSGSGQGLKEFKNEVVLIAKLQHRNLVRLLGYCIEGDEKLLLYEYMPNKSLDSFLFDRTLCVLLNWKIRFDIILGIARGLLYLHQDSRLRIIHRDLKTSNVLLDEEMNPKISDFGLARIFGGKQTEATTTRVVGTYGYMSPEYALDGFFSVKSDAFSFGVVVLEVISGKRNIGFHQSEYGLSLLGYAWNLWREGKALDLMDQTIHETCNADEFLRCVNIGLLCVQEDPSDRPTMSNVVFMLGSETATLPTPKQPAYVVRRSLSSKTSSTTKPESLNELTCTIEEGR